The window CTATTTGACTTCTCAAATTATCTTGTACAGTTGAACAGGAATGTGACAGGACCAAGACATCCAGGAGTTATTGGTGATAGAGGATCTGGGTCCTTTTCAAGAGAAAGTGAGTTAAAGTAATTTTGTTGATTGTCAATTTTTGTTTGACAATTGATGCTATCAGGTTCCGTTCAACTTCCCTAAATTGATTCTTTTGTGAATTTGCATGTGCAATAACGAATATTTAGCTCCAGTCATCCTATATACTTCAATTTCTAGCCCTCAAATTCTAACTAACATCTAATCAGCTAAATCAAATGTCAATTCAGAAATATGTCCTTATGCAAATAGATAAGGTGTAAGAACACCCAAGTTTTAAAACTACATAGAATTGAGGCTTGCAGATAGGGCTGAACTTATGCTTATGTAATCAAAAGGTAAGAACACGTCACTTTATAATATTCTTCCTTCCCTTTGAAGTAGGATATTTCAAAACCTGCAGAtatgttatttataattatatttcttCTGATACTACATGAAATAAAGGAGGACCATAGACGTTTTGATATATAACCCTCTCTTCTCCAAATTCACACTTCTTGGAAACATGATCTATCTCTCTTCCTtccctttttttattattcttctGCATTgcttttgaaagaaaaaaaaaaagaaaaaaattagtcACAAATATACCTTTATCTTCTGATGCCTCCAATTCTTAGGTAGTTTGCTCTTGAAAATCTATAATCTAGTCCAATTTAGAGAAAAAAATACCCAGTACTTTTTCCTTAAATTGTTTATTATAAGTTTTATTTCCAAAAATGGAGTGAAAGGTGGCTAAcaaactaaaattgaaaataatgtattaaattttGCTTTATCTGCACTATTACATCATTTATCATTAAGTGAGTGTAGCCAAATCATTTCTTGTATTGAGCCACTGTTAATCCTCATGATATTCATTCCACTGAGGTTGGGAGATGTGTTCATTTTGTATTAAATTTAGTTAGTTCGAACCCTGCTTCAAGTGTCAAGTACAGAGATAATTTCCAGCAAACTTCTAAGAGATTTGACTTGTAACAGTTCTAAACCTCTAGGATTTGAATTCCTTAAGAAAACATCAAAAATCTGTAAGGATTACGTACCCTAATAAGGACTCAAATGAGACCATAGTAAATAATTTAGGACTCCTGACAAACTAGAAATTACAAATCCCCATCTCAATTGGTTAAAATAAACATGATTGATTTTCTGGGTTTCTTTGTTGTCTGTGTCATCTTCTTAGTACCAACGCTAATTAAGGTCTACACTGTGCAGAAAATAGAACACTAATCCAAGCATTTAACATAGTTGTATTGGTAACACAATGATGTCACCAATTTCCTAGTTATCGTTTTTCCCCGTCATTTTGGTGGGGTTTGAGATCttgaatgaagcatttgactcACTCAATTACTGTATATTATCAGTAGCCAGTCTTTCCTCTGTTTAAGAATTGCAAAAGCATAGCAATTTTGTAGTTGAACAGTAGTAGTTAGTTTCTGTCATGGTGATAAAGGCTTGATAGGCATTTACTTGCTGGTCTTATTGAGAATAATTGGCTCTAGTTATGGTTGTAGTTATTTTAATTtgtatcaaaatttatttttaagcgGGTCATGAGATTTTTTTGATGATTCCTTGATAATTTATGCCTGaattttgatttatttgtatAGCAGATGACTTGTTCGTGAGTCTAATGGATAACTATCTATCCCTGAAGTTCAAATATTTGAGTAgttttaaattcaaatttcaatATTTACATTATGTATGTATTGTAGTTTTGAAGATGTTATTGtcttcaattttgaattttagtTCTTTGATCAACCCAATCTGACAGCATTTTGTTTTCTAGGTTCATCTGCCACTGATTGGGCACAAGATGAAGAATTTGTTAGCTGGTTTGATCAACAGATGTTTGATACTGAAAATACTGAGGAAGGCAATAGATGGTCATCACAACCTCAATCCTCTTCTAACCATTATTCAGAATCAAAACCTTTGTACAGAACTTCCTCATATCCCCAGCAGCAACCACAGCTGCATCGCTTCTCAAGTGAACCGCTTCCTCTACCCAAATCAAATTTCACTTCCTTTCCTCCTCCTGGTGGTTGTGATCGACAGTCTTCATCAGATCTCCTGAATAATCTCTCTCTTGCTGGTGAACCACTGCACTTCTCTACTCAAAACCTTTCTCCTTTGTCCAACTCGAATCTTAATCTGGCTGGCATACATCAAGGTTCACACTACCGTGGAAAAATGCCCTCAATACCCTCCCCTGGCCGTTCTTTTAGTAACCGGCCGCATAATCATTGGGTGAACCATGCTGGCCTATTACAAGTAGATCAGTCTAGTCTCTTGCAGAGTATATTGCAGCAACAATTATCCCAACAGAATGGCCTGCTGTCTGGACAGTTGATGTCACCGCAGCAGCAGATGCTCCATACTCCAGTCCATCCATCTTTGGCTCATCTGGCAGCAATGCAGTCTCACCTTTATAATAGTCATCCTTCATCAGCACATAAAATGATGTTTGGTTTACCAGAAACGAATGATCATAAACACAAATCATCACGAAAAGGCCGGTCTCATACGCGTCTTTCTCAACAAAACTCTGATACTTGCAGCCAGAAAAGTGAAAGTGGTTGGTTGCAATTTAGATCCAAGCATATGACATCTGAAGAGATAGAAAGCATTCTGAAAATGCAGCATGCTGCAACACATAGCAATGACCCATATATAGATGATTATTACCACCAAGCTCGTCTTGCCAAAAAATCTAGTGGATCTAGAGGAAAACAACATTTCTGCCCATCTAACATGAAGGAGCATTCTTCTCGAGGCCGTAACAGCACAGACCAGCAGTCTCATAATTCGCTTGGGAAGACTCCCTTTTCCATACGTAGGCCACAACCTCTTCTTGATGCTGATCCTCCACCTGGTTCTGGTGATGGAAGTTCTGAACTTATCCTTGAGAGGCCTTTAGAACAAGAACCTATGCTTGCAGCTAGAATCACTGTTGAAGATTGTCTATGCCTTCTCCTTGATGTGGATGATATTGATCGGTTTCTGCAGTTAAATCAGCCCCAAGATGGTGGGGCACAGCTTAGGCGTAAACGGCAGATGATGCTTGATGGATTAGCTGCATCCCTCCAGCTTGTTGATCCACTTAGTCAAAGCGGAAACACAGTTGGGATGTCCTCCAAAGATGACCTTGTGTTCCTGCGGATAGTTTCTCTTCCCAAGGGCAGAAAGCTCATCACTAGATACCTTCAGCTTATTTTTCCTGGTAGTGAACTAATCCGAATTGTCTGCATGGCTATATTTCGTCACTTGAGATTTCTGTTTGGAAGCATTCCAACAGATCCAGCAGCAGCCGAATCAACTAGTAATCTTATGAAGACAGTCACTTCATGTGTTAATTGTATGGATCTTCATGCACTGAGTGCTTGTCTTGTTGCGGTTGTTTGTTCTTCGGAGCAGCCGCCTTTTAGGCCTCTTGGTAATCCTGCTGGAGATGGGGCTTCTGTTATATTGAAGTCTCTGCTTGAGAGGGCAAGTAAGTTACTAAAAGATCCTCAGATACCAGGCAACTTCAGTGGGCATAACTTTTCGCTCTGGCAAGCATCATTTGATGAATTTTTTGATCTGCTAACAAAGTATTGCCTGATTAAGTATGATACTATTCTCCAATCAGTGTATTCAAAGAACCCTTCAGGTACAGAAGATACAGATCAAGAGGTGCGCACAGCTACAAAACGAGAAATGCCAGTTGAGCTTTTACGGGCATGCCTGCCTCATACGAATGAACGGCAGATGGAACTTTTGAGACGTTTTGGGCAGCAGCGCAATGCCAGCACAGCATTTTATGGACATACAGGGAACAGTGGGCTCATAAACTCGGAATCAGTGAGGAGTTGACATTGAGTGGAATGAAGTTGGGGATGCTATATTATATATCCCTTTGGAAAGTAGTGCAGGAGTAAAAATTATGTGGGATGACCTCTGTTTAATTGGTAAAAGATGGTCGGTCGGTTATGTAATATGATGAAAACGGTGTCTCCTCAGGAACTTTTTTTATTGTGAGGTGATAGTATGTACAGTACAGTTATTCTCTTAGAAACCCCATCACAACAAGTTGCATCTTCCATATAAATTTGCAATTGCATTTAGCTAGCCAATGCCTTTTCTGTCAGTTCTAACTTTATTAGTTTTGTATAAACAACCAATCAGAATGGCCAAATGGCGATTCTTTGCAAACTGGAAAGTTCTCTTCTAGAGGTCCGATTTAAGGTCCGATTTAAGTTTCTTAGTATCCACAATCATCGTAGCGTTAGGGGTATAGGAGgtgtgatagagataaaaaacacgagataagttattcCGTGTTTGTTTCGGAGATAGAAGAGTGGGACAGATGAGGGATAAgtctcttatccctcaaatcctatatccAAGAGggggtgggataagctcctgcgattttaataggatagtttaaataaggttaaaatagtaaaatgtattattttatccctatcccacataccaaacattgaataataattctcgactatcatatttttatccttatcccaaccatttatccttatccatatcccaacctttatccttattcctatcccaatagaataccaaacgccccgtaaGAAATCAATGattgattttaattattgtaatattgtgttttaaaaaataaaatattcaacCAATTTACTAAATTTTATACAATTTCAACCATCTTCGGTGTTTGAAACtagggctgggcacagttcggtccaagtcggggattcatgaatctccagtattAGATTGAAATTCGAAggttaataaaaggaaatctccaagattggattgaaagaataaatctccagaattgaattgtcccaaaatttcagtccagtccagttcggggattcaaagattcggttccggtccaatccaatataactTTTCGGTGATTCAGATAAATATCTAATATCttaagtcctaaaaaataaattaaaaattcttcATTAACAAAATATGACCAgaccacaatctctctaatcatcatcccaatttgtaattgaatcttcTTAACACAATAAATTCATTGTTTTCCAAAGGAAAGACAGTAAAAGCCAAACATCAACCTGAACATattagtgaatcaacaaatgttaaatatatctttcacttcaataaaattaatcaacacactagcaaaaagtaaaaggaaaaaaacatgCTTACCAAAATGCATTTGTTTCAGTTAAAATACCTTagatatccaattgaaatatggataaaagagaCGATGCAACTTCAGGATCAGaactaatttctacaaattaaataacatttatatagttagtattcataaacatttaattaaaataaaactatgaaatataattgctGAGTAAATATTCCCTTCTTCAATAACTTcaagatcttcaacttcttcatgtttgaaagcttgagttgaagttttcaACCAATCTTGACAACAAATCAAAATCGCAGCTGTAGCAAGAGTTAAAGAACTCCTAAATTGATCCAAAGTTCTACCACTTGTGCTAAACGTAGATTCAGAAGCTCAAAAACATATTTtacaactttggataaagcaGGATATCTTATAGCATTAACCTTCCACCACAATAGAAGGTCAAACTC is drawn from Euphorbia lathyris chromosome 9, ddEupLath1.1, whole genome shotgun sequence and contains these coding sequences:
- the LOC136205834 gene encoding protein PAT1 homolog 1-like isoform X2 — encoded protein: MLSGSSATDWAQDEEFVSWFDQQMFDTENTEEGNRWSSQPQSSSNHYSESKPLYRTSSYPQQQPQLHRFSSEPLPLPKSNFTSFPPPGGCDRQSSSDLLNNLSLAGEPLHFSTQNLSPLSNSNLNLAGIHQGSHYRGKMPSIPSPGRSFSNRPHNHWVNHAGLLQVDQSSLLQSILQQQLSQQNGLLSGQLMSPQQQMLHTPVHPSLAHLAAMQSHLYNSHPSSAHKMMFGLPETNDHKHKSSRKGRSHTRLSQQNSDTCSQKSESGWLQFRSKHMTSEEIESILKMQHAATHSNDPYIDDYYHQARLAKKSSGSRGKQHFCPSNMKEHSSRGRNSTDQQSHNSLGKTPFSIRRPQPLLDADPPPGSGDGSSELILERPLEQEPMLAARITVEDCLCLLLDVDDIDRFLQLNQPQDGGAQLRRKRQMMLDGLAASLQLVDPLSQSGNTVGMSSKDDLVFLRIVSLPKGRKLITRYLQLIFPGSELIRIVCMAIFRHLRFLFGSIPTDPAAAESTSNLMKTVTSCVNCMDLHALSACLVAVVCSSEQPPFRPLGNPAGDGASVILKSLLERASKLLKDPQIPGNFSGHNFSLWQASFDEFFDLLTKYCLIKYDTILQSVYSKNPSGTEDTDQEVRTATKREMPVELLRACLPHTNERQMELLRRFGQQRNASTAFYGHTGNSGLINSESVRS
- the LOC136205834 gene encoding protein PAT1 homolog 1-like isoform X1; the protein is MEKVVGFDSFSDMDDMTNTFSSGVNFGVLSDMDDMTSTFAKLNRNVTGPRHPGVIGDRGSGSFSRESSSATDWAQDEEFVSWFDQQMFDTENTEEGNRWSSQPQSSSNHYSESKPLYRTSSYPQQQPQLHRFSSEPLPLPKSNFTSFPPPGGCDRQSSSDLLNNLSLAGEPLHFSTQNLSPLSNSNLNLAGIHQGSHYRGKMPSIPSPGRSFSNRPHNHWVNHAGLLQVDQSSLLQSILQQQLSQQNGLLSGQLMSPQQQMLHTPVHPSLAHLAAMQSHLYNSHPSSAHKMMFGLPETNDHKHKSSRKGRSHTRLSQQNSDTCSQKSESGWLQFRSKHMTSEEIESILKMQHAATHSNDPYIDDYYHQARLAKKSSGSRGKQHFCPSNMKEHSSRGRNSTDQQSHNSLGKTPFSIRRPQPLLDADPPPGSGDGSSELILERPLEQEPMLAARITVEDCLCLLLDVDDIDRFLQLNQPQDGGAQLRRKRQMMLDGLAASLQLVDPLSQSGNTVGMSSKDDLVFLRIVSLPKGRKLITRYLQLIFPGSELIRIVCMAIFRHLRFLFGSIPTDPAAAESTSNLMKTVTSCVNCMDLHALSACLVAVVCSSEQPPFRPLGNPAGDGASVILKSLLERASKLLKDPQIPGNFSGHNFSLWQASFDEFFDLLTKYCLIKYDTILQSVYSKNPSGTEDTDQEVRTATKREMPVELLRACLPHTNERQMELLRRFGQQRNASTAFYGHTGNSGLINSESVRS